The Fibrobacter sp. UWB4 genome includes a window with the following:
- the proC gene encoding pyrroline-5-carboxylate reductase gives MNTTIFFAGTGNMGGAILRGLLNAGTDAKNIFFFDPSDKAAEAVSALGCVRVKSFAEGIEKANVTFLCVKPQIFKLVAAEWKAAASALKSEKTFISIMAGVARKSLIEVLGEKNQVLRVMPNLPLTVGKGSVGLATDGVSEETLKLAEEIFGNIGVTCRVAESLIDAVTGLSGSAPAYVFEFIEGLTRGGVKAGLTRDVALKLALGTIEGSVELVKQSGKSPSDLCAMVCSPAGTTIAGIDALEEGAFRSTLIKAVVAGTNRSKELGK, from the coding sequence ATGAACACTACGATTTTCTTTGCCGGTACTGGTAACATGGGCGGAGCCATCCTCCGTGGTCTTTTGAATGCAGGCACAGACGCCAAGAACATTTTCTTCTTTGACCCGAGTGACAAGGCTGCCGAAGCCGTAAGCGCCCTCGGTTGCGTCCGCGTCAAGAGCTTTGCCGAAGGCATCGAAAAGGCTAACGTCACATTCCTCTGCGTCAAGCCGCAGATTTTCAAGCTCGTTGCCGCCGAATGGAAGGCAGCCGCATCTGCTCTCAAGAGCGAAAAGACGTTCATCAGCATCATGGCCGGTGTCGCCCGCAAGAGCCTCATCGAAGTGCTCGGTGAAAAGAATCAGGTGCTCCGCGTGATGCCGAACTTGCCGCTCACTGTTGGCAAGGGCTCCGTTGGCCTCGCCACCGACGGCGTCTCCGAAGAAACGCTCAAGCTCGCCGAAGAAATCTTTGGCAACATCGGCGTGACCTGCCGCGTTGCAGAATCCCTCATCGACGCCGTGACCGGACTTTCCGGCAGCGCCCCGGCATACGTCTTTGAATTCATCGAAGGCCTGACCCGCGGTGGCGTGAAGGCTGGCCTCACCCGCGATGTCGCCTTGAAGCTCGCTCTCGGCACCATCGAAGGTAGCGTCGAACTCGTCAAGCAGTCCGGCAAGAGCCCGAGCGACCTCTGCGCCATGGTTTGCTCTCCGGCAGGTACGACAATCGCAGGCATCGATGCCCTCGAAGAAGGCGCATTCCGCAGCACGCTTATCAAAGCTGTTGTCGCCGGTACGAACCGCAGCAAGGAACTGGGAAAATAA
- a CDS encoding sigma-54-dependent Fis family transcriptional regulator: MPSIDFFTKETSTSSFILDVLSSVDNTVDVHTPTSDKAPEIAEALRTPLAAIVIWDLDSFTAKNAELLSSLREFSPDSMILAYAESPERYSEVSSKLYDTILSVEALRLHLMSKIARLKEIYNAKRIFRERMSHLVGKSEAMQHLRKKVERAILHTGPVLIQGESGVGKDLVARAIACVYDKFVTVNCSAIPESLFESELFGHTRGAFTGAQNERIGLFEDANGGAIFLDEIGDMPLHAQVKLLRVIQNHEIRPIGANKTRHIDVRIIAATNRDLREEIREKRFREDLYYRLNVIPMQLSPLRDRKEDIEDLANYFIRQYAPEGEPYTLSPEALQKLQNHNWPGNIRELENVIQRALCFTDPGILRAEDLQIDESSDSYSTSFTSADRAAIKAFNASNYEEFRDLQLDEEREFLKSTIRNCDGSVSLAAERLRMNRTALYNRLTRLGLSVKNVQS; encoded by the coding sequence ATGCCATCCATCGACTTTTTCACAAAAGAAACTTCGACGTCCTCGTTCATCTTGGACGTCCTTTCTTCTGTGGATAACACCGTCGATGTTCACACCCCAACAAGCGACAAGGCGCCCGAAATCGCAGAAGCTTTGCGCACTCCGCTCGCCGCAATTGTCATCTGGGACCTCGATTCTTTCACTGCTAAAAATGCAGAATTGCTTTCGAGCCTTCGCGAATTCAGCCCGGATTCCATGATTCTCGCCTACGCGGAATCACCCGAACGCTACAGCGAAGTTTCAAGCAAGCTCTACGACACGATTCTCTCCGTCGAAGCGCTTCGCCTCCACCTGATGAGCAAGATTGCGAGGCTCAAGGAAATCTACAACGCAAAGCGCATTTTCCGCGAAAGAATGTCGCACCTCGTCGGCAAAAGCGAAGCCATGCAGCACCTCCGCAAAAAAGTGGAACGCGCCATCTTGCACACGGGTCCCGTCCTCATCCAAGGAGAATCGGGCGTCGGCAAAGACCTAGTCGCACGAGCCATCGCTTGCGTTTACGACAAATTCGTCACCGTCAACTGTAGCGCCATTCCAGAATCACTTTTCGAAAGTGAACTTTTCGGCCATACGCGCGGAGCATTCACAGGCGCCCAAAACGAACGCATAGGTCTTTTCGAAGATGCAAACGGCGGCGCCATCTTCCTAGACGAAATCGGCGATATGCCACTACACGCACAAGTCAAGCTGTTGCGCGTCATCCAGAATCACGAGATCCGCCCCATCGGTGCAAACAAGACGCGACACATCGACGTGCGCATCATCGCCGCCACAAACCGAGACCTCCGCGAAGAAATCCGCGAAAAACGCTTCCGCGAAGACCTTTACTACCGCCTGAACGTAATTCCGATGCAGCTTTCGCCGCTCCGCGACCGCAAAGAAGACATCGAAGACTTGGCGAATTACTTTATCCGCCAGTACGCCCCCGAAGGCGAGCCTTACACGCTCTCGCCAGAAGCTTTACAAAAGCTTCAGAACCACAACTGGCCAGGCAACATTCGCGAACTCGAAAACGTCATCCAGCGCGCCCTCTGCTTTACAGACCCAGGCATTTTACGTGCCGAAGATTTGCAAATCGACGAAAGTTCCGACAGCTATTCAACAAGCTTTACTAGCGCCGATCGTGCCGCGATAAAAGCATTCAACGCGAGCAATTACGAAGAATTCCGCGACTTGCAGCTCGACGAAGAACGTGAATTTTTGAAATCGACCATCCGCAATTGCGATGGTTCCGTAAGCCTTGCCGCCGAACGGCTCCGCATGAACCGCACGGCCCTCTACAACCGACTCACACGACTTGGCTTAAGCGTTAAAAACGTTCAATCTTAA
- a CDS encoding TraB/GumN family protein gives MRRSLILFYAIGVFCVALCLSSCAGNRSAAGTSEQKHFFWKVSDENSSVWVLGSIHLADSTLYPLAPVIDSAFAHAEELAVELNMNDEEVVKEIGKESVSQGMLDERLLRDILPPEMWNTLDSLCAAWDIPMVVFEKMRPWLVATTLSAYAFEQAGLNPEYGIDYVLLDRAAANGKAIVGLETAEEQIGALADTTESDSAGVYYLKTTLREIAEFETLVKNLIHAWKTGDDDLLRSLLNKDDEEDESEETSSSDQKFKEGFEQRVYLNRNAKMAESIASFLRENRNVFVVVGVAHLALEKDNVIDALRKRGFKIERF, from the coding sequence ATGCGACGCTCTTTGATTTTATTTTACGCTATTGGTGTGTTTTGTGTTGCGCTTTGCTTGTCATCGTGTGCGGGGAACCGGAGTGCGGCTGGCACCTCGGAACAGAAGCATTTCTTTTGGAAGGTCTCCGATGAAAATTCTTCGGTGTGGGTGCTCGGAAGCATTCATTTGGCGGATTCGACTTTGTACCCGCTTGCTCCTGTGATTGATTCTGCGTTTGCCCATGCGGAGGAGCTTGCCGTAGAACTCAACATGAACGATGAAGAAGTCGTGAAAGAGATTGGCAAGGAATCAGTTTCGCAGGGAATGCTTGATGAAAGATTACTCCGTGATATTCTGCCGCCGGAAATGTGGAATACTTTGGATAGCCTTTGTGCGGCCTGGGATATTCCTATGGTGGTATTTGAAAAAATGCGCCCCTGGCTTGTAGCGACAACGCTGAGTGCGTATGCATTTGAACAGGCTGGATTGAATCCTGAATACGGGATTGACTATGTGCTTTTGGACAGAGCGGCTGCAAACGGCAAGGCCATTGTCGGTCTGGAAACAGCTGAAGAACAGATTGGCGCGCTTGCTGATACGACGGAATCGGATTCGGCGGGAGTGTATTACTTAAAGACGACTTTGCGTGAAATTGCGGAATTTGAAACGCTTGTGAAAAACTTGATTCACGCTTGGAAAACGGGTGATGACGATTTGTTGCGTAGTTTGCTGAATAAAGATGACGAAGAAGACGAAAGTGAAGAAACGTCGTCTAGCGATCAGAAATTTAAGGAAGGTTTCGAACAACGTGTTTATTTGAATCGCAATGCTAAAATGGCCGAATCAATTGCATCTTTCTTGCGCGAAAATAGGAATGTTTTTGTTGTGGTCGGCGTAGCGCACTTGGCGCTTGAAAAAGACAACGTGATTGATGCGCTTCGCAAGCGCGGTTTTAAGATTGAACGTTTTTAA
- a CDS encoding ABC transporter ATP-binding protein produces the protein MTNVESQNALLECKDLLVGYGKALETMKSPFDFSLSSGMVVALMGENGCGKSSLLKTFAGLLAPVAGEVSLEGKSLTEWAPRERAQEISLVRMSSAVPPRMSVSEFVRLGRSPYSGIFDSRTDEDNRIVKESMDLLDVANFANRPIAELSDGERSRVFLAEAVAQQVKILLLDEPNAFLDIPRSHALFRLLKKIAVERQMGIVVSTHSVEYAERYCDKIMVVNGGAVRVASAADARKTGLLDWTEICDAL, from the coding sequence ATGACGAATGTTGAATCGCAGAACGCTTTGTTGGAATGTAAGGATTTGCTTGTCGGCTATGGCAAGGCGCTTGAAACAATGAAAAGCCCGTTTGATTTTTCGCTCTCGTCGGGAATGGTTGTGGCTTTGATGGGCGAGAATGGTTGCGGTAAAAGCTCGCTGTTAAAAACTTTTGCAGGCTTGCTTGCGCCGGTGGCAGGCGAGGTTTCGCTTGAAGGTAAATCTCTTACGGAATGGGCGCCTCGTGAACGCGCTCAGGAAATCTCGCTCGTGCGAATGTCGAGTGCTGTGCCCCCGCGAATGAGCGTGAGTGAATTTGTGCGCTTGGGACGTTCGCCGTATTCGGGAATTTTTGACAGCCGTACGGATGAAGATAACCGCATTGTCAAAGAATCGATGGATCTTTTGGATGTGGCAAATTTTGCGAATCGCCCGATTGCAGAACTGAGCGATGGTGAACGTAGCCGTGTGTTTTTGGCGGAGGCTGTGGCGCAGCAGGTGAAAATCTTGTTGCTTGATGAACCGAATGCGTTTTTGGATATTCCGCGTAGCCATGCGCTTTTCAGATTGCTCAAAAAAATTGCCGTGGAACGTCAAATGGGCATTGTTGTTTCGACGCATTCCGTGGAATATGCGGAGCGCTATTGCGATAAGATTATGGTCGTGAATGGTGGTGCTGTGCGCGTGGCGTCTGCGGCTGATGCGAGAAAAACGGGTTTGTTAGACTGGACGGAAATATGCGACGCTCTTTGA
- a CDS encoding iron ABC transporter permease, with product MIGFIALVILIVLLCVATLCFGAVNIPFSSVVQALFSPGADVSSNILWNLRIPRMIAAILAGASLAVSGLSLQTVFRNPLAGPFVLGISSGASLGVALALLAGIGFGSVGVLGSAALGALLVTLVVMFAATRFAQTGVLLIVGLLTGYFIDSIVSVLIAGNSSESLRVYVAWGMGSFGRVTLGDVWIFVAAVLVGLVMIGVSLRYLNAALLGDDFAHGLGLNVKRSKICVLLGASLLAGATTAFCGPVAFIGIAVPHLAYLLFKTTNHRVLLPGAALCGVALALLGGLFPASVPLNAVLSLVGVPVILWVLVRGSGSRI from the coding sequence TTGATTGGTTTTATAGCGTTGGTGATTTTGATTGTGTTGCTGTGCGTGGCGACGCTTTGCTTTGGCGCGGTGAACATTCCGTTTTCGTCGGTGGTGCAGGCGCTGTTTAGTCCGGGTGCGGATGTTTCGTCGAACATCTTGTGGAACTTGAGAATTCCGCGAATGATTGCCGCGATTTTGGCGGGTGCGTCGCTTGCTGTGTCGGGCTTGTCGCTACAGACGGTATTCCGGAATCCGCTTGCGGGACCGTTTGTACTTGGCATTAGCAGTGGTGCTAGTCTCGGTGTGGCGCTTGCGCTTTTGGCGGGTATTGGCTTTGGAAGTGTCGGCGTACTGGGATCGGCGGCGCTTGGAGCTTTGCTTGTGACACTTGTCGTGATGTTTGCGGCGACGCGTTTTGCGCAGACGGGCGTACTTTTGATTGTCGGACTTTTGACAGGTTACTTTATCGATTCGATTGTAAGCGTCTTGATTGCTGGGAACTCTTCGGAATCGCTGCGCGTGTATGTGGCGTGGGGCATGGGTAGCTTTGGGCGCGTGACGCTCGGTGATGTCTGGATTTTTGTGGCCGCTGTGCTTGTGGGATTGGTGATGATTGGCGTTTCGCTGCGGTATTTGAATGCGGCGCTTTTGGGCGATGATTTTGCGCATGGGCTTGGGTTAAACGTGAAGCGTTCCAAGATTTGTGTGTTGCTCGGGGCGAGCCTTTTGGCGGGAGCGACAACGGCGTTTTGCGGGCCTGTCGCGTTCATCGGGATTGCAGTGCCGCATTTAGCTTATCTGCTTTTCAAGACGACGAATCATCGCGTACTTTTGCCCGGGGCGGCGTTGTGTGGTGTGGCGCTTGCGCTTTTGGGCGGACTATTCCCGGCTTCGGTGCCGTTGAATGCGGTGCTTTCGCTGGTGGGTGTTCCTGTGATTTTGTGGGTGCTTGTGCGCGGTTCCGGTTCGCGGATTTAG
- the nspC gene encoding carboxynorspermidine decarboxylase — protein sequence MLDYSQVPSPCFVLDETRLRRNMEILDDIQKKTGVKIICALKGYSFWRSFPLIGEYLAGATASSLNEARLAREEMNKEVHVFAPVYEDDEIDAILDAADHITFNSFSQWLRFKDKTLAHGVSAGIRVNPEFSTVETDIYNPCGKFSRLGVTEKEFKPELLDGIDGLHFHALCEQDADALEGVLAAFEKHFGKYLPQMKWVNFGGGHHITRKDYHRDELVRILKDFSARYPHLQVIMEPGEAIGWQTGELVTSVGDIVHNEMDIAILNVSISAHMPDCLEMPYRPSVIGAAFPGEKAHTYKLTGNSCLAGDQLGDFSFDEPLKVGDRIIFEDMIHYTMVKTTFFNGVRHPSIGKFDENGKFHLLHKFTYEQFKDKL from the coding sequence ATGCTCGACTATTCTCAAGTTCCAAGTCCCTGTTTCGTACTTGACGAAACACGTCTCCGCCGCAATATGGAAATCCTCGACGATATCCAGAAAAAGACCGGCGTCAAAATCATCTGCGCTCTCAAGGGTTACAGCTTCTGGCGTTCCTTCCCACTCATCGGCGAATACCTCGCCGGCGCCACCGCCTCTAGCCTCAACGAAGCCCGCCTCGCACGCGAAGAGATGAACAAGGAAGTCCACGTCTTTGCACCCGTCTACGAAGACGACGAAATCGACGCCATCCTCGATGCAGCGGACCACATCACGTTCAACAGCTTTTCTCAGTGGCTGCGCTTCAAGGACAAGACGCTCGCCCATGGCGTGAGTGCCGGCATCCGCGTGAACCCGGAATTTTCGACAGTCGAAACCGACATTTACAACCCTTGCGGTAAGTTCTCCCGCCTCGGCGTGACCGAAAAAGAATTCAAGCCCGAACTCCTCGACGGCATTGACGGGCTACACTTCCATGCACTTTGCGAACAAGATGCCGACGCCCTAGAAGGCGTTCTCGCCGCATTTGAAAAGCACTTCGGCAAGTACCTCCCGCAAATGAAGTGGGTGAACTTCGGCGGTGGCCACCACATCACCCGCAAGGACTACCACCGCGACGAACTCGTGCGCATCCTCAAGGATTTCTCCGCACGCTACCCGCACTTGCAGGTCATCATGGAACCGGGCGAAGCCATCGGCTGGCAGACCGGTGAACTCGTCACAAGCGTTGGCGACATCGTCCACAACGAAATGGACATTGCAATACTCAACGTATCCATCAGCGCCCACATGCCGGACTGCCTCGAAATGCCTTACCGTCCAAGCGTCATCGGCGCCGCATTCCCGGGAGAAAAAGCTCACACGTACAAGCTCACGGGCAATTCCTGCCTCGCCGGCGACCAGCTCGGTGATTTCTCGTTCGACGAACCGCTCAAGGTCGGCGACCGCATCATCTTCGAAGACATGATCCACTACACGATGGTCAAGACCACATTCTTCAACGGTGTGCGCCATCCGAGCATTGGCAAGTTCGACGAAAACGGCAAGTTCCACCTGCTGCACAAATTCACGTACGAGCAGTTTAAGGATAAGCTGTAG
- the tsaE gene encoding tRNA (adenosine(37)-N6)-threonylcarbamoyltransferase complex ATPase subunit type 1 TsaE — protein sequence MRFTSEQDTYNWALGFAKELKVGDKVALYGNLGAGKTVISRGICKGLGFDGTVCSPTYTILHEYPNNPPIFHFDLYRLEGGADLYEVGMDPDYLESGISLIEWPERLEENDAGITHVVKIQIISETEREISVEKIAK from the coding sequence ATGCGTTTCACATCAGAACAAGACACATACAACTGGGCGCTTGGATTTGCGAAGGAACTCAAGGTCGGCGACAAAGTCGCCCTCTACGGAAACCTCGGCGCAGGCAAGACCGTCATTAGCCGCGGCATCTGCAAAGGTCTCGGTTTCGATGGCACGGTCTGCTCCCCGACCTACACCATCCTCCACGAATACCCAAACAACCCACCCATTTTCCACTTCGACCTGTACCGTCTCGAAGGCGGCGCAGACCTTTATGAAGTCGGCATGGACCCGGACTATCTCGAAAGCGGCATCAGCCTCATCGAATGGCCCGAGCGATTAGAAGAAAACGACGCAGGCATCACCCACGTCGTTAAAATCCAAATCATTTCCGAAACCGAACGCGAAATTTCTGTTGAGAAAATCGCGAAGTAA
- a CDS encoding SufE family protein, producing MSESIVDRQEKIRAKFASFTDPDDKWKFLLDLAREHKGMDASLKAEKFIIQGCASTMYLVPKFDGAKIHFEMDVEGGTTNPLISRGLGALALQIFNDMAPADILSVDPTFFQQIGLNVGLSPTRSNGFASLLKQIYLYARVFDAISKK from the coding sequence ATGTCAGAAAGTATTGTTGATCGTCAAGAAAAGATTAGAGCAAAATTTGCTTCGTTCACAGACCCGGATGACAAGTGGAAATTCCTCTTGGATTTGGCCCGTGAGCACAAGGGTATGGATGCTTCCCTCAAGGCGGAGAAGTTCATTATTCAGGGCTGTGCTTCGACAATGTATCTTGTGCCGAAATTTGATGGCGCAAAAATCCATTTTGAGATGGACGTGGAAGGCGGTACGACGAATCCGCTCATTAGCCGTGGCCTCGGTGCGCTTGCCTTGCAGATTTTCAATGACATGGCTCCTGCCGATATCCTTTCGGTAGATCCGACGTTTTTCCAGCAGATTGGACTCAATGTCGGGCTTTCGCCGACGCGCTCGAACGGTTTTGCAAGCCTTTTGAAACAGATTTATTTATACGCACGCGTCTTTGACGCAATTTCAAAAAAATAG
- a CDS encoding NAD(P)/FAD-dependent oxidoreductase codes for MTCFRSNSYKVVVCGAGPAGLMAAFQLGKLTGGAGRILLLDKKEPWKEPIFCAEAVSTHRLNDLWPIDESWVRGSLSGIYFTSPKGYKAEFYSKDCGRLLDRSKFHHAIADACVEAGVECRFDALVKRIEKTENGWNLDVQVGGELVSLSSEAFVDASGPGCRLTRDIPCLEGIESGDTDLEPGIFAVAEGIKHDRDHIDLLYGSEFPGGYGWIFPRDGKEVNIGFVLAKNAKPDMPLREKLKQFIATHYPDAKVKAIYGGMIACGQSDKPLAKCGLFKAGDAASCVNPMSRSGIVEALLSGKITAEAVNEWLNAVDDDSRARIEASVLDRWMAALGKTHLQISRAKSGFAKIKDEQFDKAAKSLSKLPREKQTLFRIFWAVLWSCPSLIWKMRSFLH; via the coding sequence ATGACTTGTTTTCGTTCAAATTCTTACAAAGTGGTGGTCTGCGGTGCAGGTCCGGCCGGTCTTATGGCGGCATTCCAGCTTGGAAAATTGACGGGCGGTGCCGGACGAATCCTTCTTTTGGATAAAAAGGAACCCTGGAAGGAGCCTATTTTTTGTGCAGAAGCTGTATCTACCCACCGTTTGAACGATTTATGGCCTATTGATGAGTCCTGGGTGCGTGGAAGCCTTTCGGGCATCTATTTTACGTCGCCAAAGGGATACAAGGCTGAATTTTATAGCAAGGATTGCGGGCGGCTGCTCGACCGCTCGAAGTTCCACCACGCTATTGCCGATGCTTGTGTCGAGGCTGGCGTGGAATGCCGTTTTGATGCTCTCGTCAAGAGAATCGAAAAGACTGAAAATGGCTGGAATTTAGATGTCCAGGTGGGGGGCGAACTTGTTTCGCTTTCGTCAGAGGCATTTGTTGACGCAAGTGGCCCTGGTTGCCGTCTGACACGTGATATTCCTTGCCTTGAAGGGATTGAATCGGGCGATACTGATTTGGAACCTGGAATTTTTGCCGTGGCCGAAGGCATCAAGCACGACCGCGACCATATTGATTTGCTTTATGGGAGTGAGTTTCCGGGCGGTTATGGCTGGATTTTCCCGCGTGATGGCAAGGAAGTGAATATTGGCTTTGTACTTGCGAAAAATGCAAAGCCCGATATGCCTTTACGTGAAAAACTGAAGCAGTTTATTGCTACCCATTACCCGGATGCCAAGGTGAAGGCTATTTATGGCGGTATGATTGCTTGCGGGCAGTCTGATAAGCCGCTTGCCAAGTGTGGTCTCTTTAAGGCGGGCGATGCGGCGAGCTGCGTGAATCCGATGAGCCGTTCGGGCATTGTCGAAGCGCTCCTTAGCGGAAAGATTACAGCTGAAGCGGTCAATGAATGGCTGAATGCTGTAGATGATGACTCTCGTGCCCGTATTGAGGCGTCTGTCCTTGATCGTTGGATGGCCGCTCTGGGTAAGACTCATTTGCAGATTTCGCGAGCCAAGTCAGGCTTTGCAAAAATCAAGGACGAACAGTTTGATAAGGCTGCAAAGAGCCTTTCGAAGCTTCCGCGCGAAAAGCAGACACTGTTTAGAATCTTCTGGGCCGTGCTTTGGTCCTGTCCGTCTTTAATTTGGAAAATGCGTTCTTTTTTGCATTAA
- a CDS encoding pentapeptide repeat-containing protein gives MNMKNVYKFGLCLLSALALNVSAQDFRGKDLNTSFRDKRIDNYQFQKARAIKGVTDFQRSAGDSPNFEEANLAEVSFRNAVISGANFEKANLKGATISGADIRSASFEGANLENANLYRATLLDSKFPKANLKNARLDAMKVSDECDFSKADLTQASVMDMDLTRADFSKANLTNTNFSRSLMANSDLRKTTMDKTDFTACNLIAANFSGVKLNNVNFAKAGLSQADFDGADFINVNLQEADLSLTYFNDVDLSRTQLQKAKFAQSKLKNMKFNNQDLNGVVFDKGEVSKSSFDKTKLNKSSFFDASVSKNVFNYAELMKAVFDGAYVFKDIFDNADLTKANFANSTIERSAFNNAQLSGANFSGAKLIKVTFINAKMEGVKIDADTKMEDVDFSGADLTGAKIEKFTAKRVLYNERTKFPSGFDPRAFGFSKPGEKRK, from the coding sequence ATGAATATGAAGAACGTCTATAAATTTGGTCTTTGCCTCCTTAGTGCCCTTGCGCTCAACGTATCTGCGCAAGATTTTAGAGGTAAGGACCTGAACACCTCCTTCCGCGACAAGCGTATCGACAACTACCAGTTCCAGAAGGCAAGGGCCATCAAGGGCGTTACGGACTTCCAGCGCTCTGCCGGCGACTCTCCGAACTTCGAAGAAGCAAACCTCGCCGAAGTTTCTTTCCGCAATGCTGTGATTAGCGGAGCCAACTTCGAAAAGGCAAACCTCAAGGGTGCAACAATTAGCGGCGCAGACATCCGCTCTGCATCCTTCGAAGGCGCAAATCTCGAAAACGCAAACCTCTATCGTGCAACGCTTCTCGATAGCAAATTCCCAAAGGCAAACCTCAAGAACGCCCGTCTCGATGCTATGAAGGTCTCTGACGAATGCGATTTCAGCAAGGCAGACCTCACCCAGGCTTCCGTGATGGACATGGACCTCACCCGTGCTGACTTCAGCAAGGCAAACCTTACCAACACGAACTTCTCCCGTTCCTTGATGGCTAACAGCGACCTCCGCAAGACCACCATGGACAAGACAGACTTTACAGCATGTAACCTCATCGCTGCAAACTTCTCTGGCGTGAAGCTCAATAACGTGAATTTCGCCAAGGCCGGTCTTTCCCAGGCTGATTTCGACGGTGCAGACTTCATCAACGTCAACCTTCAGGAAGCAGACCTTTCCTTGACCTACTTCAATGACGTGGATCTCTCCAGAACGCAGCTCCAGAAGGCCAAGTTCGCTCAGTCCAAGCTCAAGAACATGAAGTTCAACAACCAGGACTTGAACGGTGTCGTTTTCGACAAGGGCGAAGTTTCCAAGAGCTCTTTCGACAAGACCAAGCTCAACAAGTCTTCCTTCTTCGATGCTAGCGTCAGCAAGAACGTGTTCAACTACGCTGAACTCATGAAGGCTGTCTTCGACGGTGCCTACGTTTTCAAGGACATCTTCGATAACGCAGACCTCACCAAGGCAAACTTTGCAAACTCCACCATCGAACGCTCTGCATTCAACAATGCCCAGCTCTCCGGTGCAAACTTCTCCGGTGCTAAGCTCATCAAGGTCACATTCATCAACGCCAAGATGGAAGGCGTCAAGATCGACGCAGATACCAAGATGGAAGACGTGGACTTCTCCGGTGCAGACTTGACCGGTGCAAAGATCGAAAAGTTCACTGCCAAGCGTGTTCTTTATAACGAAAGAACCAAGTTCCCCAGCGGTTTTGATCCGCGCGCCTTCGGTTTCTCTAAGCCGGGCGAAAAGCGCAAATAA